Part of the Caballeronia sp. SL2Y3 genome is shown below.
GAATCCGGGGCGCATCGGCATCGGCGCGGTGCTTAAAAGTCCGGATGGCCGCACGCTGCACATCAGCGCGACGGCCGGGCAGGGAGACAGCAGCGTGGCCGAGTATCTCGCGCTGACTGCGCTTCTCGAAGCGGCGCAGCGCGAAGGCGCCGTCAATCTCACAATCTATGGCGACAGCCGCGTCGTCATCGACGACGTTCAAGGCGGCGAAGCTCGCGGCATCCAGTCGCTTGCGGATCACGCGGCACGCGTGCGGGCGCTCATCGCGCAGATCGGCGAAGTCCGCCTGCAATGGATTCCGCGCGCCCGCAACGCGCACGCCGACCGGCTTTCGCGCGAGGCGCTCGCCGTCGGGGATGCGCCTGCGTGCGCGGTGTCAGCGGCCTGACGCCCTGACGCCCTGACCGTCAGCCGAGCTCGCGGATATCGGCGGTCGGCGAGCTGCCGAAGGCATCGCTCAGCAGAAAATCGACGAGCTTGCTTGCCGACTGCTCGGGCGTCGCGAGCTGGCCCTCGCGCTTCAGTGTGTCGAAGCGCTCCCGCAGCGGGAAGCGCTCGAGCGCGGTGCCGCGAATCTCCGCTTGCATGTCCGTATCGACGACGCCCGGCGCGACGCTGCAAATGCGCAAGCCGCGATTGTCGTCGAGCGCGACCGCGCGCGCGTGGTGATCGAGCGCGGCCTTCGTCGCGCAGTAGATGCTCCAGCCGGGATACGCGTTGCGCGCCGCGCCGCTCGAAATATGGGCGACGCGCCGGTCCGCCGCCTGCGCGCTCGCGGCGGCGAAGGCAGCGGCAAGCATCAGCGGAGCCGCGACGTTCACGCTGACTGCGCGCGCGACCGCACCCGCATCCTGATCCGCGAGCGGCCCGACCGGCGCGAGCATCCCCGCATTGTTGACGAGCAGCACGCGATCGGCGCGCGCCAGAAAGCGGCCGAGCGCGCCGTCCGAGAGCCACGCGCCGAGCGCGGACAGATCGGCGAGATCCAGCTCGGCTTCGTGCAGCCGGCCGGGATAGCGCGCCGCAAGGGCCGCATTGCGCTTGCGCGAGATCGCGAGAATCTCGGCGTCGCGCGAGAGCAGCGCGTCGGCGAGCGCCGCGCCGAGGCCGCGCGTGTGGCCGGTAACGATCGCGAGAGTGGTCTGTGGCATGGAGAGATCCGGTGGCTTGGAAGGAGTCGATGTCTTCCGATTCTAGCGGCGCTCGCCTCAATAGCGCCGAAACGCCGAATTGGGAAGGGGCTTCCGGTCATCCGTTGGTAATGGGTCACACCCGTGCGCCGAGCGTTTTTTTACCTGACAAGATGGGCTGCAGAATCGACAATCGTCAGCCGCGAAACGATCTGGAGTTCTTCTATGCCAATCCGTCTAACCGCACGCAACGTCGCGCCGTCCGTCACGCGTGCCCGGCGCGCAGTTTCTCCCGCAGCGGCCCGCCCGAAGTTCGCGGCGGTGCTCGCGGCGTGCATCGGATTCATCGGCGTGCCGGGCGCCGCATGGGCGCAAAGCTCGGTGCAGCTCTATGG
Proteins encoded:
- a CDS encoding ribonuclease HI family protein, coding for MIEFEELLAVAYKKERLKSRRLVKSAAYSEHAALVKTLTKAAGTQSLKELVDARRAAHARAADALRLRRLARADRPAQPRASDPRPDDGSAWTGWFDGSALPNPGRIGIGAVLKSPDGRTLHISATAGQGDSSVAEYLALTALLEAAQREGAVNLTIYGDSRVVIDDVQGGEARGIQSLADHAARVRALIAQIGEVRLQWIPRARNAHADRLSREALAVGDAPACAVSAA
- a CDS encoding SDR family oxidoreductase; this encodes MPQTTLAIVTGHTRGLGAALADALLSRDAEILAISRKRNAALAARYPGRLHEAELDLADLSALGAWLSDGALGRFLARADRVLLVNNAGMLAPVGPLADQDAGAVARAVSVNVAAPLMLAAAFAAASAQAADRRVAHISSGAARNAYPGWSIYCATKAALDHHARAVALDDNRGLRICSVAPGVVDTDMQAEIRGTALERFPLRERFDTLKREGQLATPEQSASKLVDFLLSDAFGSSPTADIRELG